In a single window of the Pseudomonas entomophila genome:
- the bluB gene encoding 5,6-dimethylbenzimidazole synthase, translated as MNQHAYSEAERAAIYRAIGERRDMRHFAGGEVAPALLARLLAAAHQAPSVGLMQPWRFIRISQRELRARIQVLVEEERVRTAEALGERTDEFMKLKVEGISDCAEVLVAALMDNREPHIFGRRTLPEMDLASLACAIQNLWLAARAEGLGMGWVSLFDPLALAELLGMPAGAKPVAVLCLGPVTAFYPAPMLVLEDWAEQRPLHEMLYENQWGERP; from the coding sequence ATGAACCAACATGCCTACAGCGAGGCCGAGCGCGCAGCCATCTACCGTGCCATCGGCGAGCGTCGCGACATGCGCCATTTCGCCGGTGGCGAAGTCGCCCCGGCATTGCTCGCCCGGCTGCTGGCTGCCGCGCACCAGGCCCCCAGTGTCGGGCTGATGCAACCGTGGCGCTTCATCCGTATCAGCCAGCGTGAGCTGCGCGCGCGCATCCAGGTGCTGGTGGAAGAGGAGCGGGTGCGTACCGCCGAGGCGCTGGGCGAGCGCACCGATGAATTCATGAAGCTCAAGGTCGAGGGCATCAGCGATTGCGCCGAGGTACTGGTAGCCGCGTTGATGGACAACCGCGAGCCGCATATCTTCGGGCGCCGCACCTTGCCCGAGATGGACCTGGCCTCGCTCGCCTGCGCCATCCAGAACCTGTGGCTGGCGGCCCGGGCCGAAGGTTTGGGCATGGGCTGGGTGTCACTGTTCGACCCGCTGGCTCTGGCTGAGCTACTGGGCATGCCTGCAGGCGCCAAGCCGGTGGCAGTGCTGTGCCTGGGGCCTGTAACCGCGTTTTATCCCGCACCGATGCTGGTGCTGGAAGACTGGGCCGAGCAACGGCCGTTGCATGAAATGCTCTACGAGAACCAATGGGGAGAGCGGCCATGA